A window of the Desulforapulum autotrophicum HRM2 genome harbors these coding sequences:
- a CDS encoding SUMF1/EgtB/PvdO family nonheme iron enzyme yields the protein MGTGSISFSGIDTAINSLNYNRNSIKFRVISAIRNRYTDEASLSDLTAIAMDDLIPDVWETGNDINRIQKKHRNFSSIKSSINSDLKSLSPENQNPEKITLTPDNVFDMTDEAKNDLLNSFSSAVKTRDMDLNQVVDILKTITTFLADMEKETGDDTPLPDIIETIKKMLEKIAQGFDSFETVEDDLETVELDQDQELQTVEDDLETIELDQDQEIQTVEDDLETIELDPDQEIQTVEDDLETVELDQDQEIQTVEDDLETVELDPDQEFQAVEDDLETVELDPDQEIQTVEDDLETVELDPDQEFQTVEDDLETVELDPDQEIQTVEDDLETVELDQDQEIQTVEDDLETIELDPDQEIQTVEDDLETVELDQDQEIQTVEDDLETVELDPDQEFQAVEDDLETVELDPDQEIQTVEDDLETVELDPDQEFQTVEDDLETVELDPDQEIQTVEDDLETVELDPDQEIQAVEDDLETVELDPDQEIQAVEDDLETIELDQDQEIQAVEDDLETIELDQDQEIQAVEDDLETIELDQDQEIQTVEDDLETIELDQDEEIQQLDEQEIEALEAFKQNKILAEQFDNALAERDKKYNAYATIPAGVYTLGADANSPTGQECRRIEMPEAFIARYPVTNALFEVFVEHTGYVTTAEKKGTGIVFQGRFKTGKGSALWKKNTGSVITRGAYWYQPHGPESSLHGKRNHPVVQVSLDDAAAFAAWIGRRLPSEAEWEAAAGTDLGLRYPWGNQWTTNACNIEQNSVADTIPVDSCDAYANEFTIADLLGNAMEWVTDQETMETGTGEPVTFNIAKGGGWTAKPNLTVTSRSLFRPNFTSNTIGFRCISEKRL from the coding sequence TTGGGAACCGGGTCCATATCATTTTCTGGAATTGACACTGCGATAAACAGCTTAAATTACAACAGAAACTCCATAAAGTTTCGTGTTATCTCCGCCATACGCAACAGATACACCGATGAGGCGTCGCTATCTGATCTTACTGCCATTGCCATGGACGATTTGATCCCGGACGTCTGGGAAACGGGTAATGACATCAATCGCATACAGAAAAAACACAGAAATTTTTCAAGCATCAAGTCATCCATAAACAGCGATCTGAAAAGCCTTTCACCCGAGAATCAAAACCCGGAAAAAATTACGCTTACCCCCGACAACGTATTTGACATGACAGATGAGGCCAAAAACGATCTGCTCAACTCATTCTCCAGTGCAGTTAAAACAAGGGACATGGACCTTAACCAGGTTGTGGATATTTTAAAGACCATCACAACATTTCTGGCCGATATGGAGAAAGAAACCGGGGATGACACGCCTCTCCCCGATATCATCGAAACGATAAAAAAAATGCTCGAAAAAATAGCCCAGGGATTTGATTCCTTTGAAACGGTTGAGGATGACCTGGAAACCGTCGAACTTGACCAGGACCAGGAGCTCCAGACCGTTGAGGATGACCTGGAAACCATCGAGCTTGACCAGGATCAGGAGATCCAGACCGTTGAGGATGACCTGGAAACCATCGAGCTTGACCCGGACCAGGAGATCCAGACCGTTGAGGATGACCTGGAAACCGTCGAACTTGACCAGGACCAGGAGATCCAGACCGTTGAGGATGACCTGGAAACCGTCGAACTTGACCCGGACCAGGAGTTCCAGGCCGTTGAGGATGACCTGGAAACCGTCGAGCTTGACCCGGACCAGGAGATCCAGACCGTTGAGGATGACCTGGAAACCGTCGAACTTGACCCGGACCAGGAGTTCCAGACCGTTGAGGATGACCTGGAAACCGTCGAGCTTGACCCGGACCAGGAGATCCAGACCGTTGAGGATGACCTGGAAACCGTCGAACTTGACCAGGATCAGGAGATCCAGACCGTTGAGGATGACCTGGAAACCATCGAGCTTGACCCGGACCAGGAGATCCAGACCGTTGAGGATGACCTGGAAACCGTCGAACTTGACCAGGACCAGGAGATCCAGACCGTTGAGGATGACCTGGAAACCGTCGAACTTGACCCGGACCAGGAGTTCCAGGCCGTTGAGGATGACCTGGAAACCGTCGAGCTTGACCCGGACCAGGAGATCCAGACCGTTGAGGATGACCTGGAAACCGTCGAACTTGACCCGGACCAGGAGTTCCAGACCGTTGAGGATGACCTGGAAACCGTCGAGCTTGACCCGGACCAGGAGATCCAGACCGTTGAGGATGACCTGGAAACCGTCGAACTTGACCCGGACCAGGAGATCCAGGCCGTTGAGGATGACCTGGAAACCGTCGAACTTGACCCGGACCAGGAGATCCAGGCCGTTGAGGATGACCTGGAAACCATTGAACTTGACCAGGACCAGGAGATCCAGGCCGTTGAGGATGACCTGGAAACCATCGAACTTGACCAGGACCAGGAGATCCAGGCCGTTGAGGATGACCTGGAAACCATCGAGCTTGACCAGGACCAGGAGATCCAGACTGTTGAGGATGACCTGGAAACCATTGAGCTTGACCAGGACGAAGAAATCCAGCAGCTGGATGAACAGGAAATTGAAGCCCTGGAAGCGTTCAAACAAAACAAGATTCTGGCAGAACAGTTTGACAATGCCCTTGCAGAGCGGGATAAAAAATACAACGCCTATGCCACAATCCCTGCAGGAGTCTATACCCTAGGCGCCGACGCCAATTCCCCCACGGGCCAGGAGTGCCGGCGGATTGAAATGCCCGAAGCCTTTATTGCAAGATATCCAGTGACCAACGCCCTGTTTGAGGTTTTTGTCGAACATACGGGTTATGTCACAACGGCTGAAAAAAAAGGCACCGGTATTGTGTTCCAGGGAAGATTCAAAACAGGCAAGGGGTCGGCCCTGTGGAAAAAAAATACAGGCAGCGTCATCACCCGAGGGGCATACTGGTACCAGCCCCACGGCCCGGAAAGTTCCCTCCACGGCAAGCGCAACCATCCCGTGGTCCAGGTGAGTCTTGATGATGCCGCGGCATTTGCCGCCTGGATAGGTCGTCGTCTCCCCTCTGAGGCTGAATGGGAGGCCGCAGCCGGAACGGACTTGGGGTTGCGCTACCCCTGGGGTAACCAGTGGACGACCAATGCCTGCAACATCGAACAAAACTCAGTGGCAGACACCATCCCCGTTGACAGCTGTGACGCCTATGCCAATGAATTCACGATAGCCGACCTCCTCGGAAATGCCATGGAATGGGTGACGGACCAGGAGACCATGGAAACAGGTACGGGGGAACCTGTGACCTTCAACATTGCAAAGGGCGGCGGATGGACAGCAAAGCCGAACCTGACCGTCACCTCCCGTTCCCTGTTCCGGCCCAATTTCACATCCAATACCATCGGTTTCAGATGCATATCGGAAAAACGCTTATAA
- a CDS encoding aminopeptidase P family protein, whose translation MKEHMITQRIHRLRQDFAALFDTIVVLSDENRRYLSGYTGEDGSYDETAGLLIITQNDLILATDSRYDTQARDEASQFTIHCCKESLTKELPGLLKSVNAHRVGIEESRLTYRLHQKFCEEIKKDQDLDIEFTQADDLLSSFRTRKDPEELMRIRAALTLAEKAFLKFRTHIHTGMTEREAAWLLEKTMREMGADGLSFPVIAASGPNSALAHAIPSDRQFKEGEPLLFDFGAKLDGYCSDTTRTLVIGEPDTRFKEIYDILFQAQERAITAIAPHVAASDIDKVARDYIDATAYNGTFGHSLGHGVGLAIHEEPRVSRLSSAILEPGMVITVEPGIYLPQWGGIRLENMVVVTDTGAEVLNTMDYRDFRL comes from the coding sequence TTGAAAGAACATATGATCACACAACGAATCCACCGCCTCAGGCAAGACTTTGCTGCTCTTTTTGACACAATTGTGGTTCTGTCTGATGAAAACAGACGCTATTTGAGCGGCTACACCGGAGAGGATGGAAGCTACGATGAAACAGCGGGACTACTCATCATTACCCAGAACGATCTTATCCTTGCAACGGATTCACGGTATGACACCCAGGCCAGGGATGAAGCCAGCCAGTTCACCATACACTGCTGCAAGGAGAGCCTGACCAAGGAACTACCAGGGCTGTTAAAATCCGTCAATGCCCATCGGGTCGGCATTGAAGAGTCAAGACTGACCTACAGGCTGCATCAGAAGTTCTGTGAAGAAATCAAAAAAGATCAGGATCTTGACATTGAATTCACCCAGGCAGACGACCTGCTCAGCTCTTTTAGAACCCGCAAGGACCCCGAAGAGCTCATGAGAATCAGGGCAGCCCTGACCCTGGCTGAAAAGGCCTTTCTCAAATTCCGAACCCATATCCATACGGGCATGACCGAAAGGGAGGCGGCCTGGCTCCTTGAAAAAACCATGCGGGAAATGGGGGCTGACGGCCTTTCTTTTCCCGTGATCGCAGCATCCGGACCCAACAGCGCCCTTGCCCATGCAATTCCAAGTGACCGGCAGTTTAAAGAAGGGGAACCCCTGCTCTTTGATTTTGGGGCCAAACTTGACGGGTATTGCAGCGACACCACTCGAACCCTGGTGATTGGAGAACCAGACACCCGGTTTAAGGAAATTTACGACATCCTGTTCCAGGCCCAGGAACGGGCCATAACCGCCATCGCCCCCCATGTTGCGGCAAGCGATATAGATAAAGTCGCCCGGGACTACATAGACGCCACTGCATACAATGGCACCTTTGGTCACAGCCTGGGCCATGGAGTAGGGCTTGCCATCCACGAAGAACCCAGGGTATCAAGACTGAGTTCCGCGATCCTTGAACCCGGCATGGTTATAACCGTGGAGCCAGGCATCTATCTCCCCCAGTGGGGGGGGATCCGTCTGGAAAATATGGTGGTTGTAACCGACACCGGTGCAGAGGTATTGAATACCATGGACTACAGGGATTTCAGGCTATAA
- the xerD gene encoding site-specific tyrosine recombinase XerD → MDRLIDRYMAHLTLERGLAQNSLTSYAMDLATFADFLETNQISALDQVDTVVILAWLVHLEAKGLSPRSRARHLIAVRGFYRFLALENLTRSNPLRLIDIPKAGTRLPRFLSQDQVTALLEMPDRTTHRGLRNAAMLEILYGAGLRVSELVGLKTEQVDLVACFVRLFGKGSRERIVPFGSHARQRTMEWLEWGRPWMLKKNASRYLFVARAGNPMTRQGFWKLLKKYALGAGISIKVSPHTLRHSFATHLLEGGADLRSVQTMLGHADIASTQIYTHVSRQYLVDMHKKYHPRG, encoded by the coding sequence ATGGACCGTCTGATTGACCGATACATGGCACACCTGACCCTTGAACGGGGGCTTGCCCAGAACAGCCTGACATCCTATGCCATGGATCTTGCAACCTTTGCTGATTTCCTTGAAACCAACCAGATTTCAGCCCTTGACCAGGTTGACACCGTGGTGATCCTTGCCTGGCTTGTCCACCTGGAGGCAAAAGGCCTCTCACCGCGGTCACGGGCCAGACACCTCATTGCCGTACGCGGGTTTTATCGCTTTTTGGCTCTGGAAAACCTGACCCGGTCAAACCCGTTGAGACTGATTGACATTCCCAAGGCAGGAACCCGTCTGCCCCGGTTCCTTTCCCAGGATCAGGTCACGGCCCTCCTGGAAATGCCGGACCGAACCACCCACAGGGGCCTTCGCAATGCAGCCATGCTTGAGATCCTCTATGGTGCTGGGCTGAGGGTTTCAGAGCTTGTCGGTCTAAAAACGGAACAGGTGGATCTTGTGGCCTGTTTTGTCAGACTCTTTGGCAAGGGTTCAAGGGAAAGAATCGTCCCCTTTGGATCCCATGCCAGGCAGCGCACCATGGAATGGCTGGAATGGGGACGACCCTGGATGCTCAAAAAGAATGCAAGCCGTTATCTCTTTGTTGCAAGGGCTGGTAACCCCATGACCCGCCAGGGATTCTGGAAGCTTTTGAAAAAATATGCACTTGGGGCGGGCATCTCAATAAAGGTTTCCCCCCACACCCTGCGCCACTCATTTGCCACCCACCTGCTCGAGGGTGGTGCAGACCTGAGAAGCGTCCAGACCATGCTTGGCCACGCAGACATTGCCTCTACCCAGATTTACACCCATGTGTCAAGGCAGTACCTGGTTGACATGCATAAAAAATACCATCCCAGGGGATAA
- a CDS encoding PfaD family polyunsaturated fatty acid/polyketide biosynthesis protein translates to MTIKKNMHQGFWQPANTLPEKGVDSIKQSLMRLSHPVYLVDLEQETAAANTGSALVGRDLKDETTPYPLRAYAPALPLENLGDAGFKARHGIRYPYVAGAMANGITSVEMVAAMAENGMIGFFGAGGLSVEQVEAALVALKQRIGDRPFGSNLIHSPGDPELEMSVVNLYLRLGVTRVSAAAFMRITPALAYYRIKGIHRDENGTIVTPNLVIAKVSRIEVARQFFSPPPEKLVADLLNRGLITDQEAKLSQSIPMAQDLTAEADSGGHTDNRPALALLPIMLALRDEFNEGFTYDSPLCVGLAGGIATPAATAAAFHMGAAYVLSGSINQSCIEAATSDGVKQLLARTEQADVAMAPAADMFELGARVQVLKRGTMFPLRAEKLYRLYKTYDAFEAIPLAQQREIETKFLLASFEETWQQTRTFFLTRNIKEVVRAENDPKHKMSLVFRSYLGQSSRWATTGEMNRLMDFQIWCGPAMGAFNQWVKGSFLEPPENRRVVDVALNLLVGAAVLTRAGWLRNQGASLDSKIEKFTPIPREQLLEMISM, encoded by the coding sequence ATGACAATAAAAAAAAACATGCACCAGGGGTTCTGGCAACCGGCGAACACCCTGCCCGAAAAGGGCGTTGACAGCATCAAACAGAGCCTGATGAGGCTTTCACACCCCGTCTATCTGGTGGATCTGGAGCAGGAAACGGCCGCAGCAAACACCGGTTCGGCCCTTGTGGGAAGGGACCTGAAAGACGAGACAACCCCCTATCCCCTCCGGGCCTATGCCCCTGCCCTGCCCCTGGAAAATCTGGGAGACGCAGGCTTCAAGGCAAGGCATGGAATCCGGTATCCCTATGTCGCAGGCGCCATGGCCAACGGCATCACCTCGGTTGAGATGGTGGCTGCCATGGCCGAAAACGGGATGATCGGTTTTTTTGGTGCAGGCGGTCTCAGTGTCGAGCAGGTGGAGGCAGCCTTGGTGGCATTGAAACAGCGAATCGGCGACCGCCCCTTTGGCTCGAACCTGATTCACTCTCCAGGAGACCCTGAACTTGAAATGTCCGTTGTCAACCTCTACCTCAGGCTCGGCGTCACACGCGTCTCTGCCGCAGCCTTCATGCGCATCACTCCGGCCCTTGCCTACTATCGAATCAAGGGCATCCACCGGGACGAAAACGGAACCATCGTCACCCCCAACCTTGTGATTGCAAAGGTGTCAAGAATCGAGGTGGCAAGGCAGTTCTTCTCACCGCCCCCGGAAAAACTTGTGGCCGATCTTCTGAACAGGGGTCTTATCACAGACCAGGAAGCCAAGCTCTCCCAGTCGATTCCCATGGCCCAGGATTTGACGGCCGAAGCCGACTCAGGGGGCCACACGGATAACCGCCCGGCCCTTGCCCTGCTGCCGATCATGCTCGCCCTCAGGGACGAGTTCAACGAAGGCTTCACCTATGATTCCCCCCTTTGCGTGGGACTTGCAGGGGGGATTGCCACCCCTGCAGCAACAGCTGCTGCCTTTCACATGGGGGCCGCCTATGTACTCTCCGGATCCATCAACCAGTCCTGCATCGAGGCTGCCACCTCGGATGGCGTCAAACAACTCCTTGCCCGGACCGAACAGGCAGATGTGGCCATGGCGCCTGCTGCCGACATGTTTGAACTGGGAGCCAGGGTTCAGGTGTTAAAGCGGGGTACCATGTTTCCTCTCCGGGCGGAAAAGCTCTACAGGCTCTACAAGACATACGACGCCTTCGAGGCTATTCCCCTGGCCCAGCAAAGGGAAATCGAAACCAAATTTCTCCTGGCAAGCTTTGAGGAAACCTGGCAACAAACCCGAACCTTTTTTCTCACCAGAAACATCAAAGAGGTGGTACGGGCCGAAAATGACCCAAAGCATAAGATGTCCCTGGTGTTCAGATCCTATCTTGGCCAGTCATCGCGCTGGGCCACCACGGGTGAGATGAACCGGCTGATGGACTTTCAAATCTGGTGTGGACCAGCCATGGGCGCCTTTAACCAGTGGGTAAAGGGAAGCTTTCTTGAGCCGCCTGAGAATCGCAGGGTGGTTGACGTGGCCCTGAACCTGCTTGTGGGAGCGGCCGTTTTGACCCGGGCTGGCTGGCTCAGAAATCAGGGAGCAAGTCTTGATTCAAAAATCGAAAAATTCACCCCCATACCCCGGGAACAGCTCCTGGAAATGATCTCCATGTAA